The window TCTTGCTCGTTTCCATTGCTTCAATCTTGAATTATGTtggcttttcttttctcttcttcgttTATAGACTTCCTGCTGATGGTGTTGTTGATTTTGATGCGTGTTAGGCCGATCCTGAAACAGATGAAGTGTTTGCTCAAATTGTACTCCTCCCCGAAGCAGATGTAATGACTCGAGTTCTTCCCTTTTCTTCGCTTTGGAGCCGCGATTTGGGTTCTTGGTAAAGCTCAATCTCTGGTTGAACTGTAACAGCAGCGTGAGCCTACGAACTCTGAACCACGTCTCCCGGAACAGCCGAGGCCGACGGTCTACTCTTTCTGCAAGATCTTGACAGCCTCGGACACCAGCACTCATGGCGGATTCTCTGTTCTCCGGAGACATGCCACGGAATGCCTTCCTCCGCTTGTAAGTTCCACTTCTTCAGGTGCTTTCCAACATCATGTAGATGATCTTAAGATATGAGTCTATCATCAGGACATGTCGCAGCAGACCCCAACCCAAGAACTCGTTGCCAAGGATCTCCACAACTTCGAATGGAGATTCAAGCACATCTACAGAGGCAAATATCGGATTTCTCGTTATATTCTGAAGGAAATGAATTAGATTTTGTCTCTTTTATATGTCGATTTGCTTCTTGTGATACAGGTCAACCGCGGAGGCACTTGCTCACCACTGGGTGGAGTACCTTCGTCACCTCAAAGAGATTAGCTGCTGGGGATGCATTTGTTTTTCTAAGGTATTGCATCTGCTGCTGTCCATGACACTCTGCTTTCTGATAGAAATCTGTGTTTCTTAAGCATCCGTCGTAACAGAGGGGAGAACGGAGAACTGCGTGTGGGGGTACGATGCCTCGCTCGTCAGCGGTCGGCGATTCCAGCATCAGTGATATCGAGCCAAAGCATGCATCTTGGTGTTCTTGCAGCTGCGTCACATGCTGTGACTACAAACACCCTCTTCACCGTCTACTACAAGCCAAGGTTGGAAAGCGCATTGCTTTCCTTCTCCTATCGCTTCTCTCCAGTGATCTTTCTCACGGTGGTTGTCTTTGGATTGCCCACATGTTATCAGGACAAGTCAATTCATTATCAGTGTCAACAAGTACTCGAAAGCTTTGCAAGAAGGTTACACGCTGGGGACAAGATTTAAGATGAGATTTGAGGGTGAAGATGTTCCTGAGAAAAGGTGATTCTTCCATAGGATATGTCCTTACTGTTCTGTTGCCTGGATAGATCGTCTAATTGTTGTTGTCATTCTAATTCTGCAGGTTTTCTGGGACCGTAATTGGGATTGAAGACTGTTCTTCTCAGTGGACAGGTTCTAAGTGGAGATCATTGAAGGTCCATATGTTTTGATCCTTCTGTTTCAATTTCCCTTTCGTGCTTGCCTTTTTTTCTCTTCTACAATGTTTGTTGTGTGCCTCAGGTTCAATGGGATGAAGCATGCAATATCGATCGGCCTGAGAGAGTTTCTCCATGGGAGATCGAGCCTTTCAATGCCTTGACGCCTGCTTCAAGTTTAGCACAGCCGGTTGTTGTGAAGTCGAAAAGATCTAGGCAACCCAGTGACACTGCTGATCTCTCGATCCTTGGTATAGAGAGATCGGCTCTTACTACTTGAGGGTCGACAAATTCATGTTATTGACTTGTTTTCTTTCTTGCTCGCAGAACCTACCGCGGCATTCTGGTACTCAGGGACGAACGAGCCACATGAAATGTTATCATTCACTGGCACCGATGCCGAAAACCTTGAGACTCATGATGCTTGGCCATGCATTCAGAAGGAACGCAAAGGAAATGATATCGTGATTGCCTCGAGTTCTCATGATCAAGTATTATGCGATGGTTGGTTTAGGGAAGTCCAAACTCCACGGAGGAGCTCACCTTCCTTGCTAAATTCTCTAAATCTTTTCCAAGAAACAAATGAAGAGACCAAGTGTGCTGCTTACACCAATTGTATCGATAAGGATCCATCTCTGAAGTTTGGCAATGGTGAAGATGAATCGAGGAAGCCTGAAGGTCGCAGCATCACTTACAGGTTATTTGGAATTGATCTGTTCAGTCACTCCAATTGCACAGCTGATACAGACATGGTGACCGGATTGCCTTTCAGCAACTCCGATCAGAAAGCGGGGTTTTCAAAATCTTCAAAGGAGCAAAAACAATCCCCACAGGACAATTCAAAGGAGATTTATGGTAGACATAGTTGTTCGGGCAGAAGCCGCACGAAGGTGAGTGAGTAGCTGCTGCTTAGTTGAAGTCTGTAAACCATAGTTTGGAATCAACATACTTGCAATGAATTCTCATGATGGTATGTATGATCAAAAGGTTCACATGCATGGCCTCGCGGTAGGCCGAGCTGTGGATCTGACGGTTCTCGAAGGATATGATGAGCTGCTAGCGGAGTTGGAGCAGATGTTCAAGATCGAAGGGGAACTCCAACACCGGAACAAATGGGAAGTTGTCTTCACGGATGATGAGGGTGATATGATGCTAGTTGGGGATGATCCTTGGCTGTACTTTCCTTCGAGACCTTCTCATCTCATTTCTCAATGTGCTTTATCTTGTTGCTTTTGTATCAGTGGCTAATAATTCAAATGTGTATTGAGCAGGGAATTCTGCAATATGGCCAGAAAGATTTTCATCTACCCTGCTGAAGAGGTGAAGAAAATGAAGCCCAGAGGCAGGCTTACTCCGGTGGCTGACGgcgaagaacatgttctttgttcCGAAAAGGATTCTACAACTGAAGTATGATAGCAACATCAGTTGATGCAATCGACTTCAAGTAACATCACTAGAATTCAGCTCATGTTTTTAAGAGCTTTGGAGAGACATGAATTACCAGAGGAATGCTCATAGCAACAAAACTAGATTATCAGAAGAACCAGGTGTTGCAGAAGGGGAAAACAGGGGATATGCTTGTGTTTTCTGGTTCTGCAGGTCTCTGCTGTCTTTACCATCTTCCATAATGCCATTGTGATCAACTTGTAAATACATGGCTTGAATATTTTGCCTTTGCCATTTTTGTGTGAACTGTCAGTTGTTTCAGTTTAGTGAAGTCAATTGTTCACCTTTTTATGTTCCAAATTGATTTGTGCCACAAGCTCATTAAATCTGAGGATGGCATGGGTTTCCTTGCACTGGGTTAACTGCAAGAATCATGTAACTCTGTTCCAAGCAATTTGCAGGTCAAGAAAGAGATGAACATAACTTGTGTTCTTAGCTTCAAGTTAAGATGTCATCCTAAAATAGCAGCATTACTGTGAGGATGACCCTTGTTCAGCACAACTGGAGAAAAGTGAGCTCCTCGATGGATGCAGAACAGGAGCAACATGGACAGCAGAACAATATCCACTTGCACAGTCTACAGTGCATCTTCCCCAAGCTTAAAAACTTGCTACAACTGTAATGGTAGAAGAGCATCAATAGGCCTCCTTCACCAAAGCTTGTGTTCATGAGAAGCAAGACAGTGCCTAAACCAAACTAGTAGCAGCATTACTACCAGGTTTGTATATTTCTTCCATTGAAAGAAGCACTTTTATACCTTCAAGCACAAGACAAAGACAAACATGTTGTCATGCTTCCCTTTCCAactctttcttttttgttgttttgcTGGCAGCTTTCGATCTGTGAGAAAAATCATTTGCATTAGAAATTAACATATAAACAGAAGAAAGATCGAAGTATTATCCTTGTAAGGACGGCCGAAAGGAATATTTATTCACTGGCAGAAGATAATTGTTCACGACAACAGCTTCACATGTCTCATACATGAaatatcaaatcatccaaaagatTGAAGAAAGGTAAAAAGAATTAAAACATGAAAGGAAAATGGAAAGTTGAGAGGCTCAAACAGCAAGAGACCACCATATTCCTCCTATATTGAACTTCTTTACAAACACATTTTTTTTATGTTACAAGGAAGCAAGCCGGTGGGAGGTTCGCCTTTCTCTCAACTCTTGAAACCCAAGCCTGACCACCTCCTCGTGACCTCCTTCCTGATCCTCTGTGAATTAGTGACCAACAGGTTCTCGAGGGACTTGGGTTTCCTGTTCCTGGATCTGCCAGCTTCTTTTAAAAGCTCAGCTAACCTTTTCTTCTCATCATCTACATCAGGGTTTGCTGTGCCAAGCTTTTCCTCCCTTAGCTTGAGCACATGCTCCAAAATCTCAATTGCTTCTCCCACCCTGTCATTTAGAAAATTCAAACATAGAGAAATTACAGAGTTGGTTCTTCTTCGGTGGACGCAACATAtttctacaatagataatatgtacATCAAGTACCACACATCTATCGTCACAAGACTAAATATATCTATTCTATACTTGGATTAGCAAAACAAGTAATCAATAATCCTGGAAAGGGCAGAATTTCCTCATAGGATGCTGCGAGCACCTAGAGCAGCAAAACTTCCAGAAGCATCCTCTCTTTCTGTTTAAACAAAATTGCATGGCTAGGCACAAGGATGCCATCAATGAAGTGGTAGCAGAATAATGGTACAATTGAAAAAATGAGAGAGGATTGTAAACCATTTTCTATCATTTTACAAAACTGATGCTAGGATCCAGATAAAAATCACACATTGGCCACCATAGTTGGCTTACAAACAATTCTATTACAAGGAGCGGCAGGACTTGACATGTAGCAAAGTCAAAATGCATCCAGATACCCCACTGCCATACTGATATCTCAGTTAATGTTTACATAGGGCGGCCCAATTTCCCTCGACACGGAGAGGGTCATTATTATTATCTACACATTTCCATGCAAACTACAGGTTCATTCTAGAGAAGTTCCCCAGTTGCaaccattaaaataaaaactactaGTAACTTTCAGTCAAGTTTAGAAGCTAAAAATTTCAGGAAAATCATGTATTGTATGGTAAAGCTCAACATGTGCCTTACATACTATAGAATAGTTTCTGCACTGGGAATAAGTTTGATGCACTTGGCAAATAGACAATTGACATTTCATTTTCTCTTAGTGATATATAAAAGACTAAAGATAGCAAGGTTATAAGCATTAAGGGTAAGTTCAAAAGGAGCGGAATCAGAATCACCAAACTGTTGTTTGTCACTTATTCGCTTATACCTGTCCTTTTCAGAAAACACAATGGGCTATAATTATTCAAGATGCAACCATCTACTGGCGCATTCCATCTTTAGATTACCTACAACAACAAGAAGCCTTCCCACCATGACAATTGTTCACAACAAGAAACTTGTCAAACAAAGAGTCATCAGTTCCTTTCTCGTCTTCCTTTATTTCTTTTCACATCACCAATTCTAACAAACTCACCTTGTTTAACTAGGCTAGCCAACTTGTCTCCGCTTATTCTTTTTCACAACAAGAAGCTGGCAGCTAATGTTTTCATAAACAAGTAAGACAATTTCGTTGACAGTTGGTAACTAAATCTTGTTTACGGTATATCATTAGAACACTGGATCCTTATCTGCCAAAATCTGGGGCTGAATATAGAATTCTtgtattttcttttgctttacAGAATATCCGTTTGGTATTATCTTGTCAAATTATGCAGTTTGTTCCATTCTCATGAATGACAATGCAAACCATCAACCACGTTATACTAATTCACAAAATCCCAAGTTGCTCAATGGAGATACATCTTAAGTGTAGTACACAATCGAACAAATGTATGAAATCCAAATATAGCTGATTGTTGTTAGCAAATCAATTTAGCCAAAATATTCAAAGACTTGGAAAGCATTCTGCTAACAATagctttccaaagagaagaaaaagataacTAATATGATCG of the Musa acuminata AAA Group cultivar baxijiao chromosome BXJ2-10, Cavendish_Baxijiao_AAA, whole genome shotgun sequence genome contains:
- the LOC135585954 gene encoding auxin response factor 11-like produces the protein MAYEAAARVGARAEGVQSGKGLGGGDVLYEELWRACAGPLVEVPRADDRVFYFPQGHIEQLEASTNQELNQQIPLFNLPYKILCRVVDVRLKADPETDEVFAQIVLLPEADQREPTNSEPRLPEQPRPTVYSFCKILTASDTSTHGGFSVLRRHATECLPPLDMSQQTPTQELVAKDLHNFEWRFKHIYRGQPRRHLLTTGWSTFVTSKRLAAGDAFVFLRGENGELRVGVRCLARQRSAIPASVISSQSMHLGVLAAASHAVTTNTLFTVYYKPRTSQFIISVNKYSKALQEGYTLGTRFKMRFEGEDVPEKRFSGTVIGIEDCSSQWTGSKWRSLKVQWDEACNIDRPERVSPWEIEPFNALTPASSLAQPVVVKSKRSRQPSDTADLSILEPTAAFWYSGTNEPHEMLSFTGTDAENLETHDAWPCIQKERKGNDIVIASSSHDQVLCDGWFREVQTPRRSSPSLLNSLNLFQETNEETKCAAYTNCIDKDPSLKFGNGEDESRKPEGRSITYRLFGIDLFSHSNCTADTDMVTGLPFSNSDQKAGFSKSSKEQKQSPQDNSKEIYGRHSCSGRSRTKVHMHGLAVGRAVDLTVLEGYDELLAELEQMFKIEGELQHRNKWEVVFTDDEGDMMLVGDDPWLEFCNMARKIFIYPAEEVKKMKPRGRLTPVADGEEHVLCSEKDSTTEV